In a genomic window of Orcinus orca chromosome 12, mOrcOrc1.1, whole genome shotgun sequence:
- the CITED2 gene encoding cbp/p300-interacting transactivator 2: MADHMMAMNHGRFPDGTNGLHHHPAHRMGVGQFPSPHHHQQQPQHAFNALMGEHIHYGASNMNATSGIRHAMGPGTVNGGHPPSALAPGARFNSSQFMGPPVASQGGSLPASMQLQKLNNQYFNHHPYPHNHYMPDLHPAAGHQMNGTNQHFRDCNPKHSGGSSTPGGSGGSSTPGGSAGTSGGGAGSSNSGGGSGSSNMPASVAHVPAAMLPPNVIDTDFIDEEVLMSLVIEMGLDRIKELPELWLGQNEFDFMTDFVCKQQPSRVSC; encoded by the coding sequence ATGGCAGACCATATGATGGCCATGAACCACGGGCGCTTCCCCGACGGCACTAACGGGCTGCACCACCACCCTGCCCACCGCATGGGCGTGGGGCAGTTCCCGAGCCCCCATCATcaccagcagcagccccaacaCGCCTTCAACGCGCTAATGGGCGAGCACATACACTACGGCGCGAGCAACATGAACGCCACGAGCGGCATCAGGCACGCGATGGGGCCGGGGACTGTGAACGGAGGGCACCCCCCGAGCGCGCTGGCTCCCGGGGCCAGGTTTAACAGCTCCCAGTTCATGGGCCCCCCGGTGGCCAGCCAGGGAGGCTCTCTGCCGGCCAGCATGCAGTTGCAGAAGCTCAACAACCAGTATTTCAACCACCACCCCTATCCCCACAACCACTACATGCCGGATTTGCACCCTGCTGCAGGCCACCAGATGAACGGGACAAACCAGCACTTCCGAGATTGCAACCCCAAGCACAGCGGCGGCAGCAGCACCCCCGGCGGCTCGGGCGGCAGCAGCACCCCCGGCGGCTCGGCGGGCACCTCGGGCGGCGGCGCGGGCAGCAGCAatagcggcggcggcagcggcagcagcaacaTGCCCGCCTCCGTGGCCCACGTCCCTGCTgcaatgctgccgcccaatgtcATAGACACTGATTTCATCGACGAGGAAGTGCTTATGTCCTTAGTGATAGAAATGGGTTTGGACCGCATCAAGGAGCTGCCCGAACTCTGGCTGGGGCAAAACGAGTTTGATTTTATGACGGACTTCGTGTGCAAACAACAGCCCAGCAGAGTAAGCTGTTGA